The following proteins come from a genomic window of Dromaius novaehollandiae isolate bDroNov1 chromosome 19, bDroNov1.hap1, whole genome shotgun sequence:
- the HIC1 gene encoding hypermethylated in cancer 1 protein isoform X2 — MRVHRDLGWLAEATGRPGRRARSAMLDAMEVPSHSRQLLLQLNTQRTKGFLCDVIIVVQNALFRAHKNILAASSAYLKSLVVHDNLLNLDHEMVSPGIFRLILDFIYTGRLADCEPGGEQSLGAVLAAASYLQIPGLVALCKKKLKRSGKYCHLRGGYAPYKLGRGLRAATPVIQACYSGTPRPVDLPPVEPAAPLNTQCGELYASASQGAPLHPHGLCPPERHCSPPCGLDLSKKSPTGPSAQLLPTDRLLPGEPREPSLPPRHDSPPVSAGLLAGHAAAYKDSPPGGEPGGHPHAADPFRSTPPCAEPPLPRADGRELMYRWMKHEPLGPYLDEGEAEKELEREEKAESPPAAPQPRYPSVESNDLEPDNSTSEDTGSSEGPSPGDALDRYCNHLGYEPESLGDNLYVCIPCGKGFPSSEQLNAHVEAHNEEELYHKAAAEQAVPFLDKGGPGLGDILRPYRCSSCDKSYKDPATLRQHEKTHWLTRPYPCTICGKKFTQRGTMTRHMRSHLGLKPFACDACGMRFTRQYRLTEHMRIHSGEKPYECQVCGGKFAQQRNLISHMKMHAAGPDGKAKLDFPDSVYAMARLTADQLGLKQEKAAELLSHTSHFLSDPKAMESLYPLAKFTAEHLGLSQDKAAEVLAQAPHLHAEAARTIERYSPP, encoded by the exons ATGAGAGTCCACCGAGACCTCGGCTGGCTGGCGGAGGCCACCGGGCGCCCAG GGCGGCGGGCGAGGAGCGCGATGCTGGACGCCATGGAGGTGCCGAGCCACtcgcggcagctgctgctgcagctgaacaCGCAGCGCACCAAGGGCTTCCTGTGCGACGTGATCATCGTGGTGCAGAACGCGCTCTTCCGCGCGCACAAGAACATCCTGGCGGCCAGCAGCGCCTACCTCAAGTCGCTGGTGGTGCACGACAACCTGCTCAACCTGGACCATGAGATGGTGAGCCCCGGCATCTTCCGCCTCATCCTGGACTTCATCTACACCGGCCGCCTGGCCGACTGCGAGCCGGGCGGCGAGCAGAGCCTGGGCGCCGTGCTGGCCGCCGCCAGCTACCTCCAGATCCCCGGCCTGGTGGCGCTCTGCAAGAAGAAGCTGAAGCGCAGCGGCAAGTACTGCCACTTGCGTGGGGGCTACGCGCCCTACAAgctgggccgggggctgcgggccgccACGCCGGTCATCCAGGCCTGCTACTCGGGCACGCCGCGGCCCGTGGACCTGCCGCCCGTGGAGCCGGCGGCGCCGCTCAACACGCAGTGCGGCGAGCTCTACGCCTCGGCCTCGCAGGGCGCCCCGCTGCACCCGCACGGGCTGTGCCCGCCCGAGCGCCACTGCTCGCCGCCCTGCGGCCTCGACCTCTCCAAGAAGAGCCCCACCGGCCCCTccgcccagctcctgcccaccGACCGCCTGCTGCCCGGCGAGCCCCGCGAGCCCTCGCTGCCCCCGCGGCACGACAGCCCCCCGGTGAGCGCCGGCCTCCTGGCCGGCCACGCCGCCGCCTACAAGGACTCGCCGCCGGGCGGCGAGCCGGGGGGCCACCCGCACGCCGCCGACCCCTTCCGCAGCACGCCGCCCTGCGCCGAGCCCCCGCTGCCACGCGCCGACGGGCGCGAGCTCATGTACCGCTGGATGAAGCACGAGCCGCTGGGGCCCTACCTGGACGAGGGCGAGGCCGAGAAGGAGCTGGAGCGGGAGGAGAAAGCCGAGtcgccgcccgcggcgccgcagccccgctACCCCAGCGTGGAGAGCAACGACCTGGAGCCCGACAACAGCACCAGCGAGGACACGGGCAGCAGCGAGGGCCCCTCGCCCGGCGACGCGCTGGACCGCTACTGCAACCACCTGGGCTACGAGCCCGAGAGCCTGGGCGACAACCTCTACGTGTGCATCCCCTGCGGCAAGGGCTTCCCCAGCTCGGAGCAGCTCAACGCCCACGTGGAGGCCCACAACGAAGAGGAGCTGTATCACAAGGCGGCCGCGGAGCAGGCCGTGCCCTTCCTGGACAAGGGCGGCCCGGGGCTGGGCGACATCCTGCGGCCCTACCGCTGCTCGTCCTGCGACAAGTCCTACAAGGACCCGGCCACGCTGCGGCAGCACGAGAAGACGCACTGGCTCACGCGCCCTTACCCCTGCACCATCTGCGGCAAGAAGTTCACGCAGCGCGGCACCATGACGCGCCACATGCGCAGCCACCTGGGCCTCAAGCCCTTCGCCTGCGACGCCTGCGGCATGCGCTTCACGCGCCAGTACCGCCTCACCGAGCACATGCGCATCCACTCGGGCGAGAAGCCCTACGAGTGCCAGGTGTGCGGCGGCAAGTTCGCCCAGCAGCGCAACCTCATCAGCCACATGAAGATGCACGCCGCCGGCCCCGACGGCAAGGCCAAGCTGGACTTCCCCGACAGCGTCTACGCCATGGCCCGCCTCACCGCCGACCAGCTGGGGCTCAAGCAGGAGAAGGCGGCCGAGCTGCTCTCCCACACCTCGCACTTCCTCAGCGACCCCAAGGCCATGGAGAGCCTCTACCCGCTGGCCAAGTTCACGGCCGAGCACCTGGGGCTGAGCCAGGACAAGGCGGCCGAGGTGCTGGCGCAGGCCCCGCACCTGCACGCTGAGGCCGCCCGGACCATTGAGCGCTACTCGCCGCCCTAG
- the HIC1 gene encoding hypermethylated in cancer 1 protein isoform X1 produces the protein MAPRERHRPAAAAAAGPGEGGSAGDGALRGRRARSAMLDAMEVPSHSRQLLLQLNTQRTKGFLCDVIIVVQNALFRAHKNILAASSAYLKSLVVHDNLLNLDHEMVSPGIFRLILDFIYTGRLADCEPGGEQSLGAVLAAASYLQIPGLVALCKKKLKRSGKYCHLRGGYAPYKLGRGLRAATPVIQACYSGTPRPVDLPPVEPAAPLNTQCGELYASASQGAPLHPHGLCPPERHCSPPCGLDLSKKSPTGPSAQLLPTDRLLPGEPREPSLPPRHDSPPVSAGLLAGHAAAYKDSPPGGEPGGHPHAADPFRSTPPCAEPPLPRADGRELMYRWMKHEPLGPYLDEGEAEKELEREEKAESPPAAPQPRYPSVESNDLEPDNSTSEDTGSSEGPSPGDALDRYCNHLGYEPESLGDNLYVCIPCGKGFPSSEQLNAHVEAHNEEELYHKAAAEQAVPFLDKGGPGLGDILRPYRCSSCDKSYKDPATLRQHEKTHWLTRPYPCTICGKKFTQRGTMTRHMRSHLGLKPFACDACGMRFTRQYRLTEHMRIHSGEKPYECQVCGGKFAQQRNLISHMKMHAAGPDGKAKLDFPDSVYAMARLTADQLGLKQEKAAELLSHTSHFLSDPKAMESLYPLAKFTAEHLGLSQDKAAEVLAQAPHLHAEAARTIERYSPP, from the exons ATGGCGCCCCGCGAGCGGcaccggcccgcggcggcggcggcggcggggcccggcgagggcggcagcgcgggcgacGGGGCGCTCCGAG GGCGGCGGGCGAGGAGCGCGATGCTGGACGCCATGGAGGTGCCGAGCCACtcgcggcagctgctgctgcagctgaacaCGCAGCGCACCAAGGGCTTCCTGTGCGACGTGATCATCGTGGTGCAGAACGCGCTCTTCCGCGCGCACAAGAACATCCTGGCGGCCAGCAGCGCCTACCTCAAGTCGCTGGTGGTGCACGACAACCTGCTCAACCTGGACCATGAGATGGTGAGCCCCGGCATCTTCCGCCTCATCCTGGACTTCATCTACACCGGCCGCCTGGCCGACTGCGAGCCGGGCGGCGAGCAGAGCCTGGGCGCCGTGCTGGCCGCCGCCAGCTACCTCCAGATCCCCGGCCTGGTGGCGCTCTGCAAGAAGAAGCTGAAGCGCAGCGGCAAGTACTGCCACTTGCGTGGGGGCTACGCGCCCTACAAgctgggccgggggctgcgggccgccACGCCGGTCATCCAGGCCTGCTACTCGGGCACGCCGCGGCCCGTGGACCTGCCGCCCGTGGAGCCGGCGGCGCCGCTCAACACGCAGTGCGGCGAGCTCTACGCCTCGGCCTCGCAGGGCGCCCCGCTGCACCCGCACGGGCTGTGCCCGCCCGAGCGCCACTGCTCGCCGCCCTGCGGCCTCGACCTCTCCAAGAAGAGCCCCACCGGCCCCTccgcccagctcctgcccaccGACCGCCTGCTGCCCGGCGAGCCCCGCGAGCCCTCGCTGCCCCCGCGGCACGACAGCCCCCCGGTGAGCGCCGGCCTCCTGGCCGGCCACGCCGCCGCCTACAAGGACTCGCCGCCGGGCGGCGAGCCGGGGGGCCACCCGCACGCCGCCGACCCCTTCCGCAGCACGCCGCCCTGCGCCGAGCCCCCGCTGCCACGCGCCGACGGGCGCGAGCTCATGTACCGCTGGATGAAGCACGAGCCGCTGGGGCCCTACCTGGACGAGGGCGAGGCCGAGAAGGAGCTGGAGCGGGAGGAGAAAGCCGAGtcgccgcccgcggcgccgcagccccgctACCCCAGCGTGGAGAGCAACGACCTGGAGCCCGACAACAGCACCAGCGAGGACACGGGCAGCAGCGAGGGCCCCTCGCCCGGCGACGCGCTGGACCGCTACTGCAACCACCTGGGCTACGAGCCCGAGAGCCTGGGCGACAACCTCTACGTGTGCATCCCCTGCGGCAAGGGCTTCCCCAGCTCGGAGCAGCTCAACGCCCACGTGGAGGCCCACAACGAAGAGGAGCTGTATCACAAGGCGGCCGCGGAGCAGGCCGTGCCCTTCCTGGACAAGGGCGGCCCGGGGCTGGGCGACATCCTGCGGCCCTACCGCTGCTCGTCCTGCGACAAGTCCTACAAGGACCCGGCCACGCTGCGGCAGCACGAGAAGACGCACTGGCTCACGCGCCCTTACCCCTGCACCATCTGCGGCAAGAAGTTCACGCAGCGCGGCACCATGACGCGCCACATGCGCAGCCACCTGGGCCTCAAGCCCTTCGCCTGCGACGCCTGCGGCATGCGCTTCACGCGCCAGTACCGCCTCACCGAGCACATGCGCATCCACTCGGGCGAGAAGCCCTACGAGTGCCAGGTGTGCGGCGGCAAGTTCGCCCAGCAGCGCAACCTCATCAGCCACATGAAGATGCACGCCGCCGGCCCCGACGGCAAGGCCAAGCTGGACTTCCCCGACAGCGTCTACGCCATGGCCCGCCTCACCGCCGACCAGCTGGGGCTCAAGCAGGAGAAGGCGGCCGAGCTGCTCTCCCACACCTCGCACTTCCTCAGCGACCCCAAGGCCATGGAGAGCCTCTACCCGCTGGCCAAGTTCACGGCCGAGCACCTGGGGCTGAGCCAGGACAAGGCGGCCGAGGTGCTGGCGCAGGCCCCGCACCTGCACGCTGAGGCCGCCCGGACCATTGAGCGCTACTCGCCGCCCTAG